ATCAGGACCGCCTCGCCCTGAGCGGTGACGGGCAGCACGAACACCGCGCGCGGCCCGCGCGGCCGGTACTGGTAGGTGGTCTCCACACCGCTGGGGAGGCGCACGCGGTCCTCGAACACCGTGCGGAACCCCGACACGATCTGCCGGGACTCCAGCGTCTGCCACGGCTGCGTGTCGTCCTCGACCAGCGCCGCCCAGTTCGGATGAATCATGCCCGCAGGCTACCAGACCACCCGTTCAACGCAGCTGACGCCGCGAGAGCCGCCAGCCCATCGAGCGCGACGCGCGGATTCCACTGGGACGTTCAGGGTCATCAGGCGGGCAGTCTCCCCCACCCCGGCGGGCGGGCGCATCCGCCAGATGGACACCCGGCCCTAGGACCGGGGTGGGTCATACGGATTCCGTCTGTTTCGTTAACAACCCGGAAGGGCACCGGGTTGCCAACTCCACGCCCGGAGGGGCGTTTCGCTCCTGCTCGCTCTGCTGCGCAGCTCTCCGAGTCTGCTCGGGTTGAACGTTGTTGCACACCGTTCAACCGGAGTCCGTATCAGCGGTGACCGCGCCGGGGGGCGTCCGGGCTGGGGGCGCCCTGCAGGACCTCGCGTTCCACCTTCTTCCAGAAGCCGAAGAAGCGCCGCACCGGCCCGTCATACGACGTCAGGCGTTCGGGCTCGTGCACGACCACCCGCAGGTCCGGGTGCGCGGCGCGCACGCCCGCGAGGATGCGCGTGAATTCCGGCGTGCAGTTCCGCGTGACGTGCAGTTCCGCCGCCCCGTACGTGCGGGCGAACGCCGCGAGTTCCCCGGCGACCGCGCCCACCCGCGCGTGTGTGGGTGCGCGGCGCGCGGCGGCGATGTCCCGCACGCCCTGGTACATGAACGCCAGCCGGGGGAACGCGATGGGCGTCCCGGACAGGAACGGCCGGTCGAACACGAACAGCGCCGGGGCGTCCGGGCAGGCGCTCAGGGCCGCGTCCGTCACGGACAGGCCGTCCCCGTGCACCCAGACCACGCGCGGGGAGGTCGACCCGGTCGGCTGGATCGGCGCGGGCACCACCTCTGCTGCTGGCTCCTGTGCTGGCGCGGCGCGGCGAGGGGTCCCGGCTTCACCGGACAACGATTCCCCGAGCGGGCGGCCGCTGAACAGTCGCGCCTCCAGCTCCTCGTAACTGCCCCGGAACGGGCAATTCGCGGTGCAGGTGCGGCACCAGCGGCCCCCGCTGAAGCGCTCGACGTTCTCCTGATTCATGAAGTACGGCTTGCCACTGAACGTACTCGCCACCCACTGCCACGACAGCGCGTTGCTGGCGATATCCCCGTCCAGCAGGTGCTCGCGGAAGAACGCGTACCCGGCCCGCCAGTGCACCGCGCGCCAGTGGATCAGGTACGCCGCGAACCACAGCCGCTCGTGGTTGTGCAGCCACCCGTCCCGGATCAGGTGCGTGACCCAGGCGTCCACGCAGGGCAGCTCCGTGCGCGCCGCGCGGACATCGTCCGGCAGCGCGTCCGTCCAGCGCGCGGGGTACTTGGGCTCCTCCAGGTTGTCCAGCACGCGCGCGCCCTCCTGCCGCAGCACCAGCCGGAAGAACTCCCCCCAGGTCAGCTGCCGCAGGAACTCGTCCCGCTCACGGCCCCGCAGGGCGTGCCGGGCGTGCGCGGCGACCTCGCGGATGCCGATCATGCCGTGCCGCAGGTACATGCTCAGGCGCGACACGTTCCCCGACAGGTGGTTACGCTCGCGGTACCCGGCGCCCGTCCAGGCGTGCAGCGCCGCCAGTCCCGCCGCTCGCTCGCCGGGCCGGGCAGGCAGGCGCGGCTCGCCGGTGTACAGGCCCGCCAGGGCCGCGCCGAGCACACCGGGCAGCTGCGCGTCCGGGAGGTCCAGGGGCAGGTCGGCGGGCGGGGCGGTCATGCGGTCAGCATGGCAGGGCGCCGCCCGGTCAGACCGTACGGTCGCGTGCAGAGGTGGCGGCAGGCGACCCCGCGCTGAACCACCCCTGCACCTGCGCGTAGCTGGGGCCGGGCGTGGCGGGGGGCGTGCCGCTGCCGAGCAGGTCGCGGGTGAGGGTCAGGGTGTGACCCAGCGCGGCGAGCATCAGCGCGGGGCCGGTGCTGACGCGGCTGGCTCCGGCGCGCAGCAGGGTGGGGGCGTCCGGGCCGCCGGGCAGGAGCATCACGCTGACCGGGCCGCCCAGTTCGCCGCGCAGTTCGCGGATGGTGTCGGGGTCGGTCAGGCCGGGCACGAACACGCTGTCCGCCCCGGCGTGCAGGTACGCCCGGCCGCGCCGGACGGTCTCCGCGAAACGCTCGGCGGGGGTGGTCCCGAACCCGGCGAGGTACGTGTCGGTCCGGGCGTTCAGGTACGCGGGCACACCCAGGGTGTCGGCGGCCTGCCGGGCAGCGCGCAGTCGCAGGACCTGCTCATCGACGGGGCGCAGCGTGCCCGCATCGGTGGCGTCCTCCAGGTTCAGGCCCGCCACGCCCAGCCCCAGCGCGCGGGTGACGATCCGCGCGACGCCGTCGGGGTCGGGGGCGTACCCGCCTTCCAGGTCGGCGGTGACGGGCCGGGAGGTGGCCCGCACGATGCGCGCCAGGGCGTCCATCAGGTCGTCCACGGGTGCCATTTCACCGTCGGGGTACCCAAGTGCGAAGGCGATCCCGGCGCTGGTCGTGCCGGTGGCAGGTGAGCCCGCGTGCTCCAGGGTGCGGGCGCTGGCGGCGTCCCAGGCGTTCGGGAGGATCAGGCCCTCCCGGTCGGGGGCGTGCAGGGCGTGGAGGGTGCGGGCGTGGTCGGGTCGGATCATGGGTGGGCTCCTGGCGGCATGGGGGAAGGTCGTCCGGTGCCACGACGGGCCGGACGGCGAAGGCGAATGACGTTACGTGGGGTCGAGGGCGGCGTGCCACGCGCGCAGCACGGCCTGACTGCGGCGCGGCGCGTGCGGGTGCAGCAGCGTCTGCACCTGCGCGGGCGTGAGCTTTGCGGGCAGGGCGTGGGTGCGGCGCAGGCTGGCGGCCAGCGCGGCGTCCCCCTCGGGCACGACGTCGGGGAAACCCAGGACGCGCAGCAGCACGTAGTCCGCCGTCCAGGGGCCGATGCCGGGCACGGCCAGCAGCGTGCGGCGGGCCGCGCCGACCGTGCCGCGCGCCAGGGCGTCCAGGTTCAGCTCATGCCGCGCGACCCGCCCGGCGAGGCGGCGCAGCAGGGCGGCGCGGGCGTCGGTCAGGCCGCAGGCGCGCAGGTCCGCGTCGTCCAGTGCGGCCAGCTGCGCGGCGGTGGGCGGCGCGGTCAGGCCCCCTGCGACGGGCGTGCCATATCGCCCGGTCAGCGTGCGGCGCACCCGGCAGGCCTGCGCGAACGTGACCTGCTGGCCCGCCACCGCCCAGATCAGCCCGTCGAAGGTCTGCGGGACCAGCGGGACCGGCCAGTCGCCCCCGGCCAGGGGCGCGTACAGGCCCAGCGCGCGGACGGTCAGCGTGTGCAGCGCCTCCCAGTCGGCGGGCGTCAGGGCCTCCGGGGCGTCCGGGTGCACCTCGACCTGCCCGGCGGTGACGTGCAGCGTGACCCGCTTCGGCCCGCCGGGGAGGGTCCACGCGAAGGCCGCGCGGCCCGCCTGCGCCTCCACCCGCTGCGTCACGGAGTCCGGGTCGCGGCCCAGGTCACGCCACACGACCTCTAGCGGGAACCCCGCCGGGAGGTTCAGCGTGAGCCTGCCTCCCGTCCCGGCGTGCCGCCACGCCTGCGGCGTCAGGTGCATCACGCGCCGGAACTGCGCGCCGAACGCGGACAGGCTCCCGAAACCCACCGCGAACGCCACCTCCGCCACGCTGCCGCCCGTGTCCCGCAGGGTCCGCGCGGCCAGCCGCACCCGCTCGCGGGCCAGCCACTCGCCGGGCGTCACCTGAAACAGGTCGCGCCACTGGGCGTGCAGGGCACTCCCGCCCAGGTGCAGCGCGTCGGCCAGCGCCCGCACGCCCGGCACGTCGGGGACGCTCACGCCGCCCAGCGCGGCCAGCAGCGCCGCCTCGGGCAGCGGCACGCCCCGGTACGCGTCCGGGTGGCAACGGCGGCAGGCGCGCAGCCCCGCCGCGCGCGCCTCGCCGGGCGTCGGGTGGAACTCTACGTGTTCCGCGCGGGGTTTGCGGGCCCGGCAGGACGGCAGGCAGTAGATCCCGGTGCTCGTCACGCCGGTGTAGAACAGCCCGTCGAACGCCGCGTCCGCCGCGAACATGCGGCCCAGCATGAAGTCACGCGCATACGGCAGGGTCATATGGATTGCGGTTGAATGGCGGCACACCATTCAACCCGAACGGACGTGAGAGGAAATCGGAGGGAGTCCGGGCGTGGAGTGGGCGGAGTGGTGTCCTCCCACTCCGTCAACGAAACAGACGGACTCCGGTTCATGGCTGCATTGTGGAGTGCGTGGCGGGGGCGCCTCTACCGGAAAGCTCCGGGGGAATTTTTTTTGGGGGGAATTTCCTGGCGGGGGGTCAGGCCTTGGGTGGGTCCTTGCCGTCCATGTTCCAGAAGTCCAGGTCGTCCAGGGCGCTGCCCAGTCCCTGGAGTTCCTCGCGTTGCTCGGCGGTGACGGGCGCGTGGCTGGTCAGGTCCTCCTGTCCGATGGCGCGGCCCAGGACGTCCTCGGGCACGGCGGCCATCAGGCGTTGCAGCTGCGCGGCGTCCACGTCGGCGAGCATCTCGCTCTGCGCGTCGTGCAGCAGCGCGGCGCTCTCGCCGGGCATGACCAGGGTGGGCGCGGTGGGGCGCACGTCCTGCGCGGGCAGGGGCGCGTGCACCTCGGCCGTCTGCGGTGCCGGGGGGGGCGGGGGGCGGCGCGTGACCCGCCACGCGAACGCGGCGGCGGCCAGCAGCACGAGAATCAGCAGGACCAGCATCGCGTTTCAGGGTAACGCGCCCGGCGCGGGGTGGA
This region of Deinococcus sp. JMULE3 genomic DNA includes:
- a CDS encoding FAD-binding domain-containing protein; amino-acid sequence: MTAPPADLPLDLPDAQLPGVLGAALAGLYTGEPRLPARPGERAAGLAALHAWTGAGYRERNHLSGNVSRLSMYLRHGMIGIREVAAHARHALRGRERDEFLRQLTWGEFFRLVLRQEGARVLDNLEEPKYPARWTDALPDDVRAARTELPCVDAWVTHLIRDGWLHNHERLWFAAYLIHWRAVHWRAGYAFFREHLLDGDIASNALSWQWVASTFSGKPYFMNQENVERFSGGRWCRTCTANCPFRGSYEELEARLFSGRPLGESLSGEAGTPRRAAPAQEPAAEVVPAPIQPTGSTSPRVVWVHGDGLSVTDAALSACPDAPALFVFDRPFLSGTPIAFPRLAFMYQGVRDIAAARRAPTHARVGAVAGELAAFARTYGAAELHVTRNCTPEFTRILAGVRAAHPDLRVVVHEPERLTSYDGPVRRFFGFWKKVEREVLQGAPSPDAPRRGHR
- a CDS encoding isocitrate lyase/phosphoenolpyruvate mutase family protein — its product is MIRPDHARTLHALHAPDREGLILPNAWDAASARTLEHAGSPATGTTSAGIAFALGYPDGEMAPVDDLMDALARIVRATSRPVTADLEGGYAPDPDGVARIVTRALGLGVAGLNLEDATDAGTLRPVDEQVLRLRAARQAADTLGVPAYLNARTDTYLAGFGTTPAERFAETVRRGRAYLHAGADSVFVPGLTDPDTIRELRGELGGPVSVMLLPGGPDAPTLLRAGASRVSTGPALMLAALGHTLTLTRDLLGSGTPPATPGPSYAQVQGWFSAGSPAATSARDRTV
- a CDS encoding DNA-3-methyladenine glycosylase 2; its protein translation is MTLPYARDFMLGRMFAADAAFDGLFYTGVTSTGIYCLPSCRARKPRAEHVEFHPTPGEARAAGLRACRRCHPDAYRGVPLPEAALLAALGGVSVPDVPGVRALADALHLGGSALHAQWRDLFQVTPGEWLARERVRLAARTLRDTGGSVAEVAFAVGFGSLSAFGAQFRRVMHLTPQAWRHAGTGGRLTLNLPAGFPLEVVWRDLGRDPDSVTQRVEAQAGRAAFAWTLPGGPKRVTLHVTAGQVEVHPDAPEALTPADWEALHTLTVRALGLYAPLAGGDWPVPLVPQTFDGLIWAVAGQQVTFAQACRVRRTLTGRYGTPVAGGLTAPPTAAQLAALDDADLRACGLTDARAALLRRLAGRVARHELNLDALARGTVGAARRTLLAVPGIGPWTADYVLLRVLGFPDVVPEGDAALAASLRRTHALPAKLTPAQVQTLLHPHAPRRSQAVLRAWHAALDPT